The sequence below is a genomic window from Caloenas nicobarica isolate bCalNic1 chromosome 13, bCalNic1.hap1, whole genome shotgun sequence.
GGACCATGGACCAAACGACTCCCTTGGTCCTTGCATTGCAGAAGACAGTCTGCCTGATGCTACAGGGATGTGCAGCCAGCAGTGGCATGGCTGGGCTTTTTGGTATCTTGCCTTCAAAGATAAGGACATGGGCTCCTTTCCTCACTTTACATTCTTTTGAAGTACGAGTCCTACTCCAGCCCAGTTGGAGTACCAGACAGAAATGATATCCACATTCAAGTTCCAAAGTTTTCTTCATGTGTAAGCTCAGTAAAGTAATAAGTTTTAACTCTGGGAAAGTGTATTCCCTTGACTGACGATTCAAGCATAAAAGACATAATCTAGtttaataatgaagaaaatacagatgtaaaaacagaacagaaacattttcaggcCTGAGAGCAGTCAGTTTACCAAAAAGTGAACAGAATCACTGATGATCACATTTAAAAGACAAGACTTAAAGCTTCTAGAGTCTTAGAGTTTACCAGATTTGTttcatttgaaggaaaaaagtcagGTCATAGGGTAAATTCCAGTAAAATGAGGCCATCTAGTGCATATTGTCAGTGTTACAACTTCTGTCTTCCaggctttggattttttttatatctgGCCCTAGCTCCTGCTCTGTGATTATCTTCTGTAACTTGGGAAACATATTATTTGTGAATAATGGATGCAATAAACATATTCTCCAGAAAGGTCACCATGGACAAAAAAAGagttaatgtttattttaataactatGCAATCTAAGTAGCTAAACAACATACATGAATCAGAATTGTACAAcattggaagaaaaatgaaaatttaaaatgtagctACAAAACTGAAAGAGTTGAAGCACTGCCTAGGAAAGCTGAAACCTTTGAAAAGAAGCATCTGCAAAAGTTTCTGggtaaatgaaagaaaacacttcaaCAAGGAAAGCAGAGGCAATGCCTGCACTGACTTGAGTCCACTAAAATCAGgtggcatttttaaaagatttgaaCTTTAACCATGGagacaaaaatataatgaagAGGTCATGTGGAAAACAGCTTGCTACAGAAATAGGAATGCTCCTGAAAATCCTGAGGAAATGCTTTGCAGGGAGGACAGGAGTGTCGATCCCAACACTCCggagcagagagaagcagcaaatgacagagcacaactgaaCAGCCTACTTTGTGCTTTGTTCGCTGTCATCAGAACAGGCAGGatgaatgaaattaaattaagagATTGTGATAAGGAAGTGTAAAGCTGTTCTCAGCACTCTTCTCTGTCATGCAGAATTCATTCAGCATGCCCCTGCTTGCTTCAAATGTAAGGCacctctgcttctcctgcaaaggaaaggaaggataTAGAGGTTGCAGACAGTAAGCTTAGTGTTATAAACTGAAACCTCTCTGAAGTCCTCAACCAACAGCTTGCTAACAGAGAAGACACTATAAACATTTGTAGTAGACAAGAAGACACTGATcagtaaacatttttctcttcaaaattacatattttgtcCATAAAAAGATTTCTGGTACCACTTTTGAATTCTTATATGATCTGATTTGTTCCCAGGTGTCTTGTTAGCCCCGTGTTGCTCATTGGACTCTTTACTGTCTGACCTCTACACTTTCTGCTAGAATAGGAAGGTACTCACACAAATATCAAAGTCATTTGTTTAGAACAATTGGACCTTATTGGTGGGTGAAACAATCAGTCTATAAAGATTGAGTAAAGAAGCAGAAGACTAGCtaccctgaaaaaaaatgatagtgCTTAAGTGGAAAGGGAATACTAGATAACTCAGCTAATCTCAGATTCTGGCCTAGTCAGGAGTAACTATGTAATATTGTACTTACAGTATTGCTTTGCAGAAAGAGCATTTGTTGTTATATGTTTTCCCATCAGAGCCACAGAAAGGTTGATAGAGTCTTTCACAGTAAATAGGTCTTTCTCTCTCTAAACTCTTGTATTCACTGCAGTCTACCTGCAAATACAGTATCATTTTGCTTTGAATCTGTCACGTTCTCCATTCACCTATAGAAATAATATATGAAATTTTTGGACAAACTTGTCAGCTGCTCTACATCAGCACAGTCAATGAGGCTCCACCATCTATACTAGCTGAGCCTAAACctcaaaaaagaaacattcctCTGACAGAGATGTGACACTACCCATGTCAGGCACTGAGCACCTTCAGGGACTTCGCCGTATGAGAATTcagccactggaaaaaaaaaatacagccctTTTTCCATCTACAGAAAAGCTGAgtctttgtatatttttctgcctgcttgcaatttttcagtaaattcAGGTGAGATTAGTTCTCAAGGCTGTGAAGGGTTTCTGCCTCTTTATTGCACAAGTATCAGCTCTTGCTGCATTTTACGCTGGTGAAAGGATTTAAAACAGAACCCAGCCTTGCTGTTCTCTTGTTctgacctgattttttttttttcccctttcattcTAGCTCTTAGTGAAGGACAGTAGTGTTACTTCAGCCAAACCCCAGAATTTATTACAGATGATACGGTTTATACAGATGATATGATTAGTTTTACACTAATCATTGCCTGGGGTCTGTAGGCAGGTGAAGAGTGAGGAGCTGCGTGCGGCCAGCCCTGTGCCAGGGCTCGGCACAGACCGGGAGGTCTCCAGTGGCAAAGAGAGGCTCTAGCCAATAACTCTTTTGGGTATTATGGGCTTAAATGCAGTgccccatttaaaaaaaaaaaaaacaacaaaacaaaacaaaaaaaaaaaaaacaaacccaaaaaacccacatatgGGATGTTAGTTTCCCTGGGTTTTTGTGAGGCAGCACACTGAGCCCCAATTGCCAAAGCAGGTCAGAAACCTGACAGAGCTGCCAGGTTTCCACAACATAactcagcagaggcagcagcatggGAGGGAATCTGTGGCTTGTAACttaaaccattttaaaattgttcaaCCACCAGCTTGTGAGAGGCAAGGGtcagctaataaaaaaaaaagctataaaataGGTTAATTTgccccatatatatatatatgtaacaGCTGGGAAAACGGGCAAGATACTTAGTTTAGCGTGGAGAATGGAACAGGCTTTTCCTGGAAAAGTGTGTATGTCTTGGTGTAGTTTTAGGCGTCAGAGGCTGTAGATATTGTGCTGGtatgggagcagctctgtgtgtgtgtgatttccACTCCCTACTACTGTCCACTGGACCACCAAGCAGCTTGTCTCTGCTCTACCGAGTAAGGATCTTTATTGCTTGATGCCTCATTTCTTTCAGAGGTTGACTCCAGGACAGACACTCCAGCATActcagagagaaattaaaatctctAGGTACATGACTTGGGATCTGAAAGACACCGAGAAAGTCTTATGGTGTCACCaccagataaatatttttaaaatctcaattTATCCAACTTAAAATTTGGCCTTGCCCCATTTCTTGCCCAGACTACATTACAGGTAAAAGTATCTGGAAGTTTCCAGGGCAACTGTACAAAAACCACATATCTCAAACTCAGGGATTGCTCTCTGAAATCTCAATACTTTGGCAGCatttaattaatgtttaaagtgatttttttcctgatctcaTGTTGTTACAAACCATATATTTTTATCcagaaataaaggagaaagTTACTCACCTCGTTCTCTTTGGCAGCACCTGCAATATAAGCAGAATcacaaaagataaaataaaaaatgcttttgaacaTTCAGCTTGCAACAGGGATGCTTTCACTAGCACCAGCCCTTCCAGCAACACCAACTCTCTTACCTCCTTGAAAGTAAATACTAATAGAGTTTTTCAGTGTCTAATAAGATACAGGTGTCAGGACCTATTAAACAAGTGGATCTTATTGTATCGTTAACCTTAGAAATCTGTGTCAGCAACCAGAACAGCCTTTGTTATTAGAGGTAATTTCCCCTTTTCACCAGAGAAAGATTGAAGACCCAGGAGTCAATTTTATGTTCAATGGCAAGTCTGTTTAGGATGAAATTTGTTGAGCATGACTGAGGCTGTAAGCAAATCACACGGTCCTTTTATACTTTGATTTTCTGTCAATAATGAGGATAATATCttcaataaaatgtaataatatatataattacaATAATGCAATTTGGATCATAATACcactttaaaaagtgttttccctTGCCGGTCGATATGGATTCAAAACTATTTGGCAGAAGGATTGGCTCCTGTCTTGCATACATATGGCATCTAATGTAATGAAACCCTGTTCTCAGGTGGGGCTTCAAAAAGCTACTTCAAAACAATTATAATTACATCTGCCAGAAAGTAACAAAGTAATATTGGCACACCTCCATTATGGTGACACATTTGTTACTGTCTTTAGGAATGTATTTTGTTCTCCTCCTGTCCTGTAATCGTCATTCTGTGGCTTCCAAGGGATAAAAGTGATCAGGCAGATGCTTTTGTGCAGAAGGAGAAGGAACAAAATGCATTATGATCTAAAAGGCAACATGGCTTTAGCACTTGT
It includes:
- the LOC135994045 gene encoding ovomucoid-like, which gives rise to MSAMKTTGAFVLLALAILCLASAAKENEVDCSEYKSLERERPIYCERLYQPFCGSDGKTYNNKCSFCKAILRSRGALHLKQAGAC